The Geobacter sp. AOG2 genome includes a window with the following:
- a CDS encoding class II fructose-bisphosphate aldolase, with translation MAYEADFEKALQVGRPPTICELFPNSKALIVSGKVIDRAMLAKGKAVTLAANGRNYFVIRGALAAAQRANAPLIIEIAKSEGGQKAYCAVNYWNMARIVDALCNEMRITVPVAIHADHYGIKNDKDLAAAKVEVPSMFEAGITSIAIDASHLPDDQNLLANLEINPFIPKWAGLETEVGEIKGKEGLSTVPEAKFLIQGLNAHEIFPDWIALNNGTTHGLEASDAGIQVGLTADIHHALIPYKLSGAQHGTSGNSSERLREIAQNTATTKANVATALQMISWGLEVNDYGNAQLDGNGNFIKVPGEGMTEELWAEMVAYAESKGWKKGDYKNLNLPFENKLLAQPKAIRERMAKRVEDFAYKIMTEVFNARDTAPLAVEAILKAGSYDLGPKGSQVEDPAHWTREHIVERAKSIAGNKGPEGNFED, from the coding sequence ATGGCTTACGAGGCAGATTTCGAAAAAGCACTTCAGGTGGGGCGCCCCCCCACGATCTGTGAGCTCTTTCCCAATTCCAAGGCTCTGATCGTCAGCGGCAAGGTCATTGACCGGGCCATGCTTGCCAAGGGCAAGGCGGTGACCTTGGCCGCCAATGGCCGTAACTACTTCGTCATCCGCGGGGCGCTCGCCGCCGCCCAGCGCGCCAATGCCCCGCTTATTATCGAAATCGCCAAGTCGGAAGGGGGCCAAAAGGCCTATTGCGCCGTCAATTACTGGAACATGGCCCGCATCGTTGATGCCCTCTGCAATGAAATGAGGATCACCGTGCCGGTCGCCATTCATGCAGATCATTACGGTATCAAGAACGACAAGGACCTTGCTGCCGCCAAGGTTGAGGTGCCGAGCATGTTCGAGGCAGGGATCACGTCTATTGCCATCGATGCCTCTCATCTCCCCGACGACCAGAACCTGCTGGCCAACCTGGAGATCAATCCTTTCATTCCGAAGTGGGCCGGTCTTGAGACCGAGGTGGGCGAGATCAAGGGGAAAGAGGGGCTTTCCACCGTTCCCGAGGCAAAGTTCCTGATTCAAGGGTTGAACGCCCATGAAATCTTCCCCGACTGGATCGCCCTCAACAACGGAACTACCCACGGTCTCGAAGCGAGCGACGCCGGCATCCAGGTCGGCCTGACCGCCGACATTCACCACGCCCTTATCCCGTACAAGCTCAGTGGCGCCCAGCATGGCACCTCGGGTAACAGCTCCGAACGCTTGCGGGAGATCGCCCAGAATACCGCTACCACCAAGGCAAATGTCGCCACTGCCCTGCAGATGATTTCCTGGGGCTTGGAGGTAAACGACTACGGAAACGCTCAACTGGACGGGAACGGCAACTTCATCAAGGTGCCGGGCGAAGGGATGACCGAGGAATTGTGGGCCGAGATGGTTGCCTATGCCGAATCCAAAGGATGGAAAAAAGGTGACTACAAAAACCTGAACCTTCCCTTTGAGAACAAACTCCTGGCACAGCCCAAGGCGATCAGGGAGCGGATGGCCAAACGGGTCGAGGATTTCGCCTACAAGATCATGACAGAGGTGTTCAATGCTCGAGACACGGCGCCGCTGGCCGTGGAGGCCATCCTCAAAGCAGGTTCCTACGACCTTGGCCCCAAAGGGAGTCAGGTTGAGGACCCGGCCCACTGGACCAGAGAGCATATCGTAGAGCGGGCAAAATCCATCGCCGGCAACAAGGGTCCCGAAGGCAACTTCGAGGACTGA
- the panD gene encoding aspartate 1-decarboxylase: protein MQRIMLKSKIHRATVTGADLHYEGSVTIDRDLMDAADIVSYEKVAVWDVTNGSRLETYAIEGERGSGVICLNGAAARLVAPKDLVIIASFVNMDNEAAIAHEPKLVFVDEQNRMLPTRKEDAGQSKLKCVH from the coding sequence ATGCAGAGAATCATGTTGAAGAGCAAGATCCACCGCGCCACCGTGACCGGAGCCGATCTCCATTACGAGGGGAGCGTCACCATAGACCGCGACCTGATGGATGCGGCCGACATTGTTTCTTACGAGAAAGTGGCGGTCTGGGACGTGACCAACGGCAGCCGCCTGGAGACCTATGCCATTGAGGGCGAGCGCGGTTCGGGCGTGATCTGCCTCAACGGCGCCGCCGCACGGCTGGTGGCCCCCAAGGATTTGGTCATCATTGCCAGCTTTGTCAACATGGACAACGAAGCTGCTATCGCCCACGAACCGAAGCTTGTCTTCGTGGACGAACAGAACCGTATGTTGCCGACCCGTAAGGAAGATGCGGGGCAGTCCAAATTGAAGTGCGTGCACTAA
- the panC gene encoding pantoate--beta-alanine ligase, translated as MKIISAIDEMQQTALGLKRQGKTIAFVPTMGYLHEGHASLLREGRTRGDILVLSIFVNPIQFGQNEDLDSYPRDRERDCRTAEACGVDIVFTPATTDMYPSGFQTGVAVRELSQHLCGASRPGHFDGVATVVTKLFNIVQPDVALFGRKDYQQLAVIRRMAADLNLPVQVVGMPIIREADGLAMSSRNSYLSPVERQAALCLSRALVRVRDRYATGERSAAVLKDEAMAVIAQEPLAAIDYLEVRDGTTLEPLQTVDSGTLVALAVKLGQTRLIDNTLLGEEL; from the coding sequence ATGAAAATTATTTCCGCCATCGATGAAATGCAGCAAACCGCCCTGGGCCTCAAGCGCCAGGGGAAGACCATCGCCTTCGTCCCCACCATGGGGTACCTGCACGAAGGGCATGCCTCGCTACTCCGGGAGGGGCGCACACGGGGCGATATCCTGGTGCTCTCCATCTTCGTCAACCCGATCCAGTTCGGCCAAAACGAAGATCTGGACAGCTATCCCCGGGACCGGGAGAGGGACTGCCGCACCGCGGAGGCATGCGGCGTTGACATCGTTTTTACCCCCGCGACCACCGACATGTACCCGTCCGGGTTTCAGACCGGTGTGGCGGTACGGGAACTTTCACAGCACCTATGCGGCGCCAGCCGTCCGGGGCACTTCGACGGCGTGGCCACGGTGGTGACCAAGCTGTTCAACATCGTCCAGCCGGACGTGGCCCTGTTCGGGCGCAAGGATTACCAACAATTGGCCGTTATCCGACGCATGGCGGCCGACCTGAACCTGCCGGTGCAGGTGGTCGGCATGCCGATTATCAGGGAGGCGGACGGCTTGGCCATGAGCTCACGGAACAGCTACCTGTCACCCGTGGAGCGTCAGGCTGCCCTCTGTCTCTCCCGTGCCCTGGTGCGGGTCCGGGACCGGTATGCCACTGGGGAACGCTCCGCAGCCGTCCTTAAAGACGAGGCCATGGCCGTTATCGCCCAGGAACCGCTGGCCGCCATAGACTATCTGGAAGTGCGCGACGGCACTACGCTGGAACCGTTGCAGACCGTGGACAGCGGAACACTCGTGGCGCTGGCGGTCAAGCTGGGACAGACTCGACTGATCGATAATACCTTACTTGGAGAGGAGTTGTAA
- the panB gene encoding 3-methyl-2-oxobutanoate hydroxymethyltransferase yields the protein MRKKITIPDIFQMKDEGHRITMLTAYDFPFARLVDQGGVDMILVGDSAGVVVAGHDTTLPVTMDEMLYHVKSVRRADPKALVVADMPFMSYQTGIEDACRTCGRMIKEGGAEAVKIEGGVNMAHVIRAVSGIDIPVMAHIGLTPQSIHRMGGYKVQGRKDQAERIMEDARAVQEAGAFSVVLEGIPAPLAARITAELSIPTIGIGAGPDCDGQVLVIHDILGLCEKYSPKFVKRYAELTPIISEAVKSYVDEVRAGEFPTADHSFN from the coding sequence ATGCGCAAGAAAATCACCATACCGGATATCTTCCAGATGAAGGACGAAGGTCATCGCATCACCATGCTGACCGCTTACGATTTCCCCTTTGCCCGTCTTGTGGATCAGGGGGGCGTGGACATGATCCTGGTGGGGGATTCGGCCGGCGTCGTGGTGGCCGGACACGACACGACCCTGCCGGTAACCATGGATGAGATGCTTTACCACGTGAAGTCCGTCAGGCGCGCCGATCCCAAAGCTTTGGTGGTGGCCGACATGCCCTTCATGTCGTACCAGACCGGAATCGAGGATGCCTGCCGCACCTGCGGCAGGATGATCAAGGAGGGGGGCGCCGAAGCGGTGAAGATCGAGGGGGGCGTGAATATGGCCCACGTCATCCGGGCGGTATCCGGCATTGACATCCCGGTCATGGCCCACATCGGCCTGACCCCTCAATCAATCCACCGCATGGGTGGCTATAAGGTGCAGGGACGCAAAGACCAAGCCGAGCGGATCATGGAGGATGCCCGGGCCGTTCAGGAGGCCGGCGCCTTTTCGGTGGTCCTGGAGGGGATACCGGCACCACTGGCTGCCCGCATCACGGCCGAACTATCCATCCCCACCATAGGTATTGGCGCGGGACCGGATTGTGACGGTCAGGTGCTGGTGATCCACGACATCCTGGGGTTGTGCGAAAAGTATTCGCCCAAATTTGTCAAACGTTACGCCGAATTGACTCCGATCATCTCCGAAGCGGTCAAAAGCTATGTGGACGAGGTGCGGGCGGGGGAGTTTCCCACCGCCGACCATTCGTTCAATTAG
- a CDS encoding PilZ domain-containing protein, giving the protein MSSTRKFSRVPFRVNATVKTADRQFYGNVENLSMSGMLLITEERLPEGEPVEITIVLTGTSPELFVGFSGRVSREAENGIAFTFEKIDLDSYTHLKNIIAYNSDDAEKAMEEIYHSIDEKFATEK; this is encoded by the coding sequence ATGAGTAGTACGAGAAAGTTTTCCCGCGTCCCCTTCCGTGTTAATGCCACCGTGAAGACAGCAGACCGCCAGTTTTATGGAAATGTGGAGAACCTCAGCATGAGCGGCATGCTGCTTATTACCGAGGAGCGTTTGCCGGAAGGCGAACCGGTGGAGATCACCATCGTCCTTACGGGAACGTCTCCGGAACTGTTTGTCGGCTTCAGCGGCAGGGTAAGCCGGGAGGCCGAGAACGGCATTGCCTTTACCTTCGAGAAGATAGACCTGGACTCCTATACCCACCTTAAGAATATCATTGCCTACAATAGCGACGATGCAGAGAAGGCAATGGAGGAAATTTACCACTCCATCGACGAAAAGTTTGCCACAGAAAAGTGA
- the lspA gene encoding signal peptidase II, which yields MKSRWVIFSVIAVIGLVADQITKLYIDRSMQVFQSIPVVDGLFNITYVRNRGAAFSFLSHASWRLPFFIAISVIAAVVIVVAFNRLRNDQQLAQVSLAMIFSGAVGNLIDRVRQGEVIDFLDVYWRTHHWPAFNVADSLICVGVALLALDMLREEQRQKR from the coding sequence GTGAAAAGTCGTTGGGTTATTTTTTCTGTTATAGCTGTTATCGGACTGGTCGCCGATCAGATCACCAAGCTGTACATCGACCGGAGCATGCAGGTGTTCCAGTCGATCCCGGTCGTTGACGGCCTGTTCAACATCACCTACGTGCGCAATAGAGGGGCCGCCTTCAGCTTCCTCTCCCACGCCTCCTGGCGGCTCCCTTTCTTCATCGCCATCTCGGTCATTGCGGCGGTGGTGATCGTGGTAGCTTTCAACCGTCTGCGCAACGACCAGCAATTGGCCCAAGTCTCCCTCGCCATGATCTTCTCGGGTGCCGTGGGCAACCTCATTGACCGGGTCCGCCAGGGTGAGGTCATCGACTTCCTCGATGTGTATTGGAGAACGCACCACTGGCCGGCCTTCAACGTGGCCGATTCGCTGATCTGCGTCGGCGTGGCCCTGCTGGCGCTGGACATGCTGCGGGAGGAACAACGGCAGAAGAGGTGA
- a CDS encoding methyl-accepting chemotaxis protein gives MRKELIARKRSKALALSGFLLGSSAPIGWIIIRTLLFYDSGKPLIGQILDDILASSEHLVLYNYMGFGTAIVLAGLGYLIGQNDDELRERATELDVLHKEVASQKEIFENRYKVLDNNIKNFHQISSKMQMSLNLDEILRLCAAGLHEVLGYERVNILMVQNGTELRFVTTAGTDNYEAAGVTLPLDERIGVIHKCLVEKKVFLVDNITHYPEEYHLQPPYNGLEPLRSRSFVLCPIVVKGEAVGVFGIDNKSSRRPLNDSDVDTIMLFADQIASTITRINLLASIDTLTTEMENSFAFLLSSREQHFKNVKNLEESVESVADGAAVIASAAEGVMASVDETSTAVSEISVTIEQVTRNLDHLTGIVLQSASAMEEISSTIGNVEQSAAISHEVSSQVKSHADESRAVVAETIDSLAEIQTSVGLSYDAITRLSENSNRIENIVNVINDITKRTNLLALNASIIAAQAGEYGKSFGVVAEEIRTLSLQTGHSTSEITSIIEQIMSESKTAANNITATKGLVQRGVELGNSTGETLKAIYDRSVCSMDMTQQIKQATEEQAMSVHLVAKSMEDISAMTTQIFAASTDQSKATRSIARSIETIKEMAHEMVDSTSRQVEDGLRISRIVESVGGMVKEMFDNMETRRDQGAEVIKELESMRNLNS, from the coding sequence GTGCGTAAAGAACTCATTGCGAGAAAGCGCTCCAAGGCACTAGCGCTGTCCGGTTTTCTGCTCGGCAGCAGCGCACCTATCGGTTGGATCATTATCCGCACGCTCTTGTTTTACGATAGTGGAAAACCGCTGATTGGTCAGATCCTCGATGATATTCTTGCCTCGTCCGAACACCTTGTTCTGTATAATTACATGGGATTCGGGACCGCCATAGTCCTGGCTGGCCTGGGGTACCTGATCGGGCAGAACGACGATGAACTGCGCGAGCGGGCCACGGAGCTGGATGTTCTCCATAAGGAAGTTGCATCCCAGAAAGAGATATTCGAGAACCGTTACAAGGTGCTCGACAACAATATAAAAAACTTTCATCAGATCAGCAGCAAGATGCAGATGTCCCTCAACCTGGACGAAATCCTGCGGCTGTGCGCCGCCGGACTTCATGAGGTGCTGGGCTATGAGCGGGTCAACATTCTCATGGTCCAGAACGGCACGGAACTCCGTTTTGTCACGACCGCCGGCACTGATAATTACGAGGCTGCCGGAGTGACGTTGCCGCTCGACGAGAGAATTGGCGTGATTCATAAGTGTCTGGTCGAAAAAAAGGTATTTCTGGTTGATAATATCACCCACTACCCCGAAGAATATCATCTGCAGCCGCCCTACAACGGCCTGGAGCCGTTACGCTCCAGGAGCTTTGTTCTCTGTCCCATTGTAGTCAAGGGCGAGGCCGTCGGCGTTTTCGGCATCGACAATAAATCCAGCCGCCGTCCTCTGAATGATTCTGACGTCGATACGATCATGCTCTTTGCCGACCAGATCGCGTCGACCATCACGCGTATCAACCTTCTGGCCTCCATCGACACCCTGACGACGGAGATGGAAAACTCGTTTGCTTTCCTGCTGAGCAGCCGCGAGCAGCATTTCAAGAATGTCAAAAATCTCGAAGAAAGCGTCGAGTCGGTTGCCGACGGCGCAGCCGTCATCGCCTCGGCTGCCGAAGGGGTGATGGCCTCGGTGGATGAAACCAGCACCGCGGTCAGCGAGATATCGGTAACCATTGAGCAGGTCACTCGCAACCTGGACCACCTGACCGGCATCGTGCTGCAATCGGCATCCGCCATGGAGGAGATCAGCAGTACCATTGGCAATGTGGAACAAAGCGCAGCCATCTCCCATGAGGTGTCCAGTCAGGTGAAATCCCATGCGGACGAGAGCCGGGCCGTGGTTGCCGAGACAATCGACTCCCTGGCAGAAATTCAGACATCGGTCGGGCTCTCCTACGATGCCATCACGCGGTTGTCCGAGAACAGCAACAGGATCGAGAATATCGTCAATGTGATCAACGACATCACCAAGCGCACCAACCTGCTGGCTCTGAATGCCTCAATCATCGCCGCCCAGGCGGGCGAGTACGGCAAGAGTTTTGGCGTGGTTGCCGAGGAGATCCGGACTCTTTCGCTCCAGACGGGACATTCCACCAGCGAGATCACCTCCATTATCGAACAGATCATGAGCGAATCAAAAACCGCCGCCAATAATATCACCGCCACCAAGGGGCTGGTGCAACGCGGCGTCGAACTGGGCAACTCGACCGGTGAAACCCTCAAGGCCATCTACGACCGCTCAGTCTGTTCCATGGACATGACCCAGCAGATCAAGCAGGCCACGGAAGAGCAGGCCATGAGCGTTCATCTGGTCGCAAAGTCCATGGAAGACATCAGCGCCATGACGACCCAAATATTTGCGGCTTCCACCGATCAGTCCAAGGCCACCAGAAGTATCGCCCGCTCCATCGAAACCATCAAGGAGATGGCCCATGAAATGGTCGATTCCACCTCCCGCCAGGTGGAAGATGGCCTCCGCATCAGCCGGATCGTCGAGTCGGTCGGCGGGATGGTGAAAGAGATGTTCGACAATATGGAAACCCGCCGCGACCAGGGCGCAGAGGTGATTAAGGAACTGGAGTCCATGAGGAACCTGAACAGTTAG
- a CDS encoding VWA-like domain-containing protein has product MNTLETAIVRLLREKPFYGHFILNLRRMDQPSTDHAAGVTIRDGVPTLSLNPPLFAALSREGQQALLEHLVKHLLHLHPLRRKQRNGHDWDVACDLAINPGIEGLPDDALMPEQYGLEAGLAAEEYYALLVPPFDTGSLDGSGYGDGEQDDRGAAGQGRDAVQDAATLDEHEIWSDADSTPLPLGEEMVRSITRDSLRGSDGEAPGDIRVLVEGLLRPSPIPWRQLLRQFVATAGRVGRKSTWMREHRRFSHETPGIQKRRRLNLLVGIDVSDSTNIVELRDSFARELLQIARGRDAHITVLYANSRIQHVEAFDSSSFVTQRYDGGGFTDLRPVFEYAKGMHPLPAAVIYLTDGIGPAPDTMPFPTLWVLTREGERPVPWGVELRLDV; this is encoded by the coding sequence ATGAACACCCTTGAAACCGCCATTGTCCGCCTGCTGCGGGAAAAGCCGTTCTACGGCCATTTCATCCTTAACCTGCGCCGCATGGACCAGCCTTCAACCGATCACGCCGCCGGCGTGACCATCCGGGACGGTGTGCCGACCCTCTCTCTGAATCCCCCCTTGTTTGCCGCCCTGTCCCGCGAGGGGCAGCAGGCCCTGCTGGAACACTTGGTCAAGCATCTCCTCCATCTCCATCCCCTGCGGCGCAAGCAGCGCAACGGCCATGATTGGGACGTTGCCTGCGATCTGGCCATCAACCCCGGCATCGAAGGGCTGCCGGACGATGCGCTCATGCCGGAGCAGTACGGTCTGGAAGCGGGGTTGGCGGCCGAGGAGTATTATGCCTTGCTGGTTCCACCATTCGATACCGGAAGCCTGGATGGCAGCGGTTACGGAGATGGGGAACAGGATGACCGGGGGGCGGCCGGCCAGGGGCGTGACGCTGTTCAGGATGCCGCAACCCTGGACGAACACGAGATTTGGAGCGATGCCGACAGTACGCCGCTGCCGTTGGGTGAGGAGATGGTGCGGAGCATCACGCGGGATAGCTTGCGGGGGAGCGACGGCGAGGCGCCGGGAGATATCCGGGTTTTGGTGGAGGGGCTGTTGCGGCCGTCGCCCATCCCCTGGCGTCAACTGCTGCGACAGTTTGTCGCCACAGCCGGGCGGGTGGGGCGGAAGAGTACCTGGATGCGGGAGCACCGCCGTTTCAGCCACGAAACCCCTGGTATCCAAAAACGGCGACGCCTCAACCTGCTGGTGGGCATCGATGTCAGCGATTCCACCAACATCGTGGAACTGCGCGACTCCTTTGCCCGCGAACTGCTACAGATCGCCCGGGGGCGAGACGCCCATATTACGGTATTGTACGCAAACAGTCGCATTCAGCATGTGGAGGCCTTCGACAGCTCGTCGTTCGTAACCCAGCGTTACGACGGCGGAGGTTTCACCGATCTGCGGCCGGTCTTCGAGTATGCCAAGGGGATGCACCCCCTGCCGGCCGCGGTCATCTACCTGACCGACGGCATCGGTCCGGCCCCGGATACGATGCCGTTCCCCACCCTGTGGGTGTTGACCCGTGAGGGTGAGCGGCCAGTACCGTGGGGAGTGGAACTGCGGTTGGATGTGTGA
- a CDS encoding amidohydrolase family protein — protein sequence MSESTIYAASWLINPDAPPVAGGALLVRRGAVAAVGTLAELQSTHAAPVVEFPGSAIIPGFVNAHTHLELTHFSSWRLRTHVEYNPRRFVDWIIQLIKIRRGLKDDDILASLREGVRMCLESGTTAVGEIVSNPALAPHYQASPLGGRLFFELLGHDPDRLRGMLDKALAACEGSSDRLTAGLSPHSPYTIGEGNLAQIREAASARSIPLAIHISESREEADFVFDTAGPLAEQFYPFVGWQEQLMPPRRCSSTELLDRYGLLTPATLAVHCVHVTPSDGEILKQRGCSIALCPRSNERLDVGMAPLHLFKSLGIPLALGTDSLASNDSLSLWEEMRFALDLFRHDLSPAEAFSMVTAGGAAALGLSALCGSLEPGKRADFQVVGNGGAAAEKVLERLVAEGTVQEVYAGGERYAGSDG from the coding sequence ATGTCCGAATCCACCATCTACGCCGCCTCATGGCTGATCAACCCCGATGCCCCCCCTGTTGCCGGCGGAGCGCTCCTGGTGCGTCGTGGCGCGGTAGCTGCCGTTGGTACGCTCGCCGAGTTGCAGAGCACCCATGCCGCTCCGGTGGTGGAATTTCCCGGCAGCGCCATCATCCCCGGTTTCGTCAATGCCCACACCCACCTGGAACTGACCCACTTCTCTTCCTGGAGGCTGCGTACCCATGTGGAGTATAACCCGCGCCGCTTCGTGGATTGGATCATCCAACTGATCAAGATCAGGCGCGGCCTCAAGGATGACGATATTCTCGCTTCGCTGCGGGAGGGAGTCCGCATGTGCCTGGAGTCCGGCACCACGGCCGTGGGGGAGATCGTCTCCAACCCAGCCTTGGCGCCACATTACCAGGCATCGCCTCTTGGGGGCCGTCTCTTCTTCGAACTGCTCGGCCATGACCCGGACCGGCTTCGCGGTATGTTGGACAAGGCGCTTGCCGCCTGTGAAGGGAGTAGTGACCGGCTCACTGCCGGATTGTCGCCCCACAGTCCCTATACCATCGGCGAGGGAAACCTGGCGCAAATCCGCGAGGCGGCATCTGCCCGATCCATTCCCCTGGCAATCCATATCTCCGAATCCAGGGAGGAGGCCGATTTCGTCTTCGACACCGCCGGCCCCCTGGCGGAGCAGTTCTACCCCTTTGTGGGCTGGCAGGAACAGTTGATGCCGCCCCGTCGCTGCAGCTCCACCGAACTCCTGGACCGCTACGGCCTGCTGACGCCCGCTACCCTGGCCGTGCATTGCGTCCACGTCACCCCATCGGATGGGGAGATCCTCAAACAACGCGGGTGTTCCATCGCGCTCTGTCCTCGTAGCAACGAACGTCTCGATGTGGGTATGGCGCCGTTGCACCTGTTCAAATCGCTCGGCATTCCCCTGGCGCTGGGTACGGATTCCCTGGCCAGCAATGATTCCCTCTCCCTGTGGGAGGAGATGCGCTTCGCCCTGGACCTGTTCCGCCACGACCTGTCGCCTGCGGAGGCCTTCAGCATGGTTACGGCTGGCGGGGCCGCCGCCTTGGGCCTGTCTGCCCTCTGCGGCTCTCTGGAGCCGGGCAAGCGCGCCGATTTTCAGGTGGTGGGAAACGGAGGGGCAGCGGCGGAGAAGGTGCTGGAGCGGCTCGTGGCTGAGGGGACGGTCCAGGAGGTCTATGCGGGCGGGGAGCGATATGCGGGTTCCGACGGCTGA